From one Rosa rugosa chromosome 4, drRosRugo1.1, whole genome shotgun sequence genomic stretch:
- the LOC133742850 gene encoding protein STICHEL isoform X1, with the protein MSVAAMGVSDPSQLHLKKELTQIRKAARVLRDPGTTSSWRSPLASSRSAAGVPSTCSTSHNTNNGGGGGGDNKKVFLYNWKGSSKSSRNDDYEEEEEEEEDDYGVEDEDEASSVAALSVDDSLSHGDSRSDAGGGGQSRSLMMLRRRYPNLLPPLKDGNGNGKKASKKIESHSHVLSKHQQKELILGRNLRKGGRDEQSDDTEDYSNSEDLRHIRGASPLLLKLRHKHWPPASTNVRRNDSRAEDSSYCYSTPALSTSSYNRYGVRNPSTVGSWDGTATSMNDGDDEVEDHLDIPGSKGCGIPCYWSKKTPKHRGMYGSCCSPSLSDTIRRKGSVLLCGSQNVYPRRRGSSSGSNKRRIASRSAQGVLPLLNNSGDGRGGSSIGTGRSDDELSTNFGELDLEALSRLDGRRWSSCRSQEGLEIVALSGVGEEESTPDSVRSFSQKYKPMFFRELIGQNIVVQSLINAIDRCRIAPVYLFQGPRGTGKTSTARIFAASLNCLAPDETKPCGYCRECTDFMSGKNKDLLEVDGTNKKGIDKVRYLLKTLSVAPSSASSRYKVFVIDECHLLPSKTWLAFLKYLEEPPQRVVFIFITTDLDNVPRTIQSRCQKYLFNKIKDSEIVARLRKIAVEENLDVGPDALDLIALNADGSLRDAETMLDQLSLLGKRISTSLVNELVGVVSDDKLLDLLELAMSSDTAETVKRARDLMDSGVDPMVLMSQLASLIMDIIAGTNSTNDVKHDYGARNLTEAELERLKHALKILSEAEKQLRVSSERSTWFTATLLQLGSVPSPDLSHSCSRRHSCKTTEDDSSSASTSREAATYKQKLDGHYILQKSTQQASVQRAPNDNSNHQGDLLSRNYGFGVNTKPSHDQFVDSGASIPLCGNVMAGNMSLRCVNSEKLNDVWAQCIEKCHSKTLRQLLHSHGKLVSISEAEGVLVAYVAFEDGSIKSRAERFVSSITNSMEIVLRRNVEVRIVHLPGGEASLNGPSPVHLLEGVKQAGTIAELVRERKRVGSNATDGYSNCSLFLDGTHKSTSDSSDLVADGNAQTSDTRESGQEIPMQRIESIIRDQRLETAWLQVVEKGTPGSLSRLKPEKNQVLPQDGIYYEDQMESMNSMGLSSQQWDDGLNHEVKILSANSGKVIQQDQIGKRVDHYPMSPSLLHEKGKSDKDHLGDESGSGRGGCSGFFHCYNTRRRKRGKVKGTPVQPRKGRRFSLFGVCGKSRKKAEKTR; encoded by the exons ATGTCAGTAGCAGCAATGGGGGTGTCTGATCCAAGCCAACTCCACTTGAAGAAAGAGCTCACCCAGATTCGAAAGGCCGCCCGCGTTCTCCGCGATCCGGGGACCACTTCTTCTTGGCGCTCTCCTTTGGCTTCCTCTAGATCTGCGGCGGGGGTTCCTTCTACTTGTTCCACTTCCCACAATACCAAcaatggcggcggcggcggcggcgacaaCAAGAAGGTGTTCCTGTACAACTGGAAGGGCTCTTCCAAATCGTCGAGAAATGATGACTacgaagaggaggaggaggaggaggaggatgattaTGGTGTTGAAGATGAGGATGAAGCTTCTTCTGTTGCGGCATTGAGTGTGGATGACAGCTTGAGCCACGGAGATTCCAGGAGTGACGCCGGTGGTGGTGGCCAGAGCCGGTCGTTGATGATGCTCCGGCGCAGATATCCGAATCTTCTACCGCCGCTCAAAGATGGTAATGGTAATGGTAAGAAAGCAAGTAAGAAAATCGAGTCCCATTCTCATGTTTTGTCCAAACATCAGCAGAAAGAGTTGATTCTTGGTAGGAACTTAAGAAAGGGAGGCCGGGATGAGCAATCCGATGACACTGAGGATTACTCTAATTCTGAGGATCTGAGGCACATTAGAGGGGCTTCCCCATTGCTCTTGAAGCTTAGGCACAAGCATTGGCCTCCGGCCTCCACTAATGTTAGGAGAAATGATAGTAGAGCAGAGGACTCTTCTTATTGCTATAGCACTCCTGCATTGTCGACTAGTTCTTATAATAGGTATGGTGTTCGGAATCCAAGTACTGTTGGATCTTGGGATGGAACTGCGACTTCAATGAATGATGGGGATGATGAGGTTGAGGACCATTTGGATATTCCGGGTAGCAAAGGATGTGGGATTCCTTGTTATTGGTCCAAAAAGACCCCAAAGCACAGAGGCATGTATGGAAGCTGTTGCTCCCCTTCGCTTTCTGATACTATAAGGAGAAAAGGAAGTGTCCTTTTGTGTGGAAGTCAAAATGTTTATCCTAGACGACGGGGGTCGTCGTCAGGTTCCAATAAGCGGAGAATTGCATCTAGAAGTGCGCAAGGTGTTCTGCCATTGCTAAACAATAGTGGTGATGGTAGAGGAGGGTCATCCATAGGAACTGGGAGGAGTGATGACGAACTCTCCACAAACTTTGGGGAACTTGATTTGGAAGCTTTGAGTAGATTGGATGGACGGAGATGGTCAAGCTGCCGAAGTCAAGAAGGCTTGGAGATTGTAGCTCTGAGTGGAGTGGGGGAAGAGGAAAGCACTCCAGATAGTGTTAGAAGTTTTAGCCAGAAGTACAAGCCGATGTTCTTTCGTGAATTGATTGGCCAGAATATTGTGGTGCAATCACTTATAAATGCTATTGATAGGTGTAGGATTGCTCCCGTTTATCTTTTCCAGGGACCCCGTGGAACTGGAAAAACGTCAACAGCTAGAATTTTTGCTGCTTCCTTGAATTGCCTAGCTCCTGATGAAACTAAACCCTGTGGCTACTGCAGGGAGTGCACTGATTTTATGTCTGGTAAGAATAAGGATCTATTGGAAGTTGATGGTACCAATAAGAAAGGAATTGATAAAGTCAGGTACCTATTGAAAACTCTATCTGTGGCTCCCTCATCAGCATCATCAAGGTATAAGGTTTTTGTAATTGATGAGTGTCACTTATTGCCTTCTAAGACATGGTTGGCATTTCTTAAATATTTGGAAGAACCACCGCAGCGAGTTGTCTTCATATTCATTACAACTGATTTGGATAATGTTCCTCGTACCATACAATCTCGGTGTCAGAAATATCTCTTCAACAAAATTAAGGATAGTGAGATTGTGGCCAGGTTGAGGAAAATTGCTGTTGAAGAGAACCTAGATGTTGGACCAGATGCATTAGATTTGATTGCTTTGAATGCAGATGGTTCACTTCGAGATGCAGAAACTATGTTGGACCAGTTGAGTTTGCTGGGGAAAAGAATTTCAACATCTCTTGTGAATGAACTC GTGGGAGTTGTTTCCGATGACAAGTTACTAGATCTTTTGGAGTTAGCAATGTCATCGGACACTGCAGAAACAGTGAAAAGGGCCAGAGATTTGATGGACTCCGGGGTTGATCCCATGGTTTTGATGTCTCAGTTGGCCAGCTTAATTATGGACATCATTGCGGGAACCAACAGTACTAATGATGTCAAACATGACTATGGCGCTCGGAACT TGACTGAAGCAGAATTGGAGAGATTAAAACATGCTCTGAAGATTCTTTCGGAGGCTGAAAAACAGCTTAGGGTTTCAAGTGAGCGCTCAACATGGTTTACAGCGACTCTGTTGCAGCTTGGTTCAGTGCCTTCTCCAGACCTTAGTCACTCATGCAGCAGGAGGCATAGCTGCAAGACAACTGAGGATGATTCTTCAAGTGCTTCAACTTCAAGAGAAGCAGCCACTTACAAACAGAAGTTAGATGGTCACTATATACTACAAAAATCAACTCAACAAGCTTCTGTACAAAGAGCACCAAATGACAATTCCAACCATCAGGGAGATTTGTTGTCAAGAAATTATGGTTTCGGTGTGAATACCAAGCCCTCACATGATCAGTTCGTGGATAGTGGAGCCTCAATTCCCTTGTGTGGAAATGTTATGGCTGGAAATATGAGCCTTAGATGTGTAAACTCTGAAAAGTTAAATGATGTATGGGCACAGTGTATTGAGAAGTGTCATTCAAAGACATTGAGGCAGCTACTACATTCTCATGGAAAGCTAGTGTCTATATCTGAAGCTGAAG GTGTTCTGGTTGCTTATGTTGCATTTGAAGATGGAAGTATCAAATCTAGAGCAGAGAGGTTTGTGAGCAGTATCACAAATTCAATGGAAATAGTTCTCAGACGCAATGTAGAGGTTAGAATTGTCCACTTGCCAGGTGGGGAGGCTTCTCTAAATGGTCCAAGTCCGGTTCACTTGCTCGAAGGTGTAAAGCAGGCAGGAACTATAGCAGAACTTGTCAGGGAAAGGAAAAGAGTTGGTTCAAATGCCACAGATGGTTATTCCAATTGTTCTCTGTTTCTGGATGGGACCCACAAGTCAACCTCTGATTCATCAGACTTAGTTGCAGATGGCAATGCTCAAACAAGTGATACAAGAGAGAGCGGACAGGAGATCCCAATGCAGAGAATAGAATCCATTATTCGCGACCAAAGGTTAGAGACTGCGTGGCTACAGGTTGTAGAGAAAGGCACCCCTGGTTCTTTGAGTCGTTTGAAACCTGAAAAGAATCAGGTCCTGCCTCAGGATGGCATTTATTACGAAGATCAGATGGAATCGATGAATTCAATGGGATTATCCTCTCAGCAATGGGATGATGGATTAAACCATGAAGTAAAAATCTTGAGTGCTAACAGTGGGAAGGTCATTCAGCAGGACCAAATAGGTAAAAGGGTTGATCATTATCCTATGTCCCCGAGTTTACTACATGAAAAGGGAAAGTCCGACAAAGATCACCT
- the LOC133742850 gene encoding protein STICHEL isoform X2, which translates to MSVAAMGVSDPSQLHLKKELTQIRKAARVLRDPGTTSSWRSPLASSRSAAGVPSTCSTSHNTNNGGGGGGDNKKVFLYNWKGSSKSSRNDDYEEEEEEEEDDYGVEDEDEASSVAALSVDDSLSHGDSRSDAGGGGQSRSLMMLRRRYPNLLPPLKDGNGNGKKASKKIESHSHVLSKHQQKELILGRNLRKGGRDEQSDDTEDYSNSEDLRHIRGASPLLLKLRHKHWPPASTNVRRNDSRAEDSSYCYSTPALSTSSYNRYGVRNPSTVGSWDGTATSMNDGDDEVEDHLDIPGSKGCGIPCYWSKKTPKHRGMYGSCCSPSLSDTIRRKGSVLLCGSQNVYPRRRGSSSGSNKRRIASRSAQGVLPLLNNSGDGRGGSSIGTGRSDDELSTNFGELDLEALSRLDGRRWSSCRSQEGLEIVALSGVGEEESTPDSVRSFSQKYKPMFFRELIGQNIVVQSLINAIDRCRIAPVYLFQGPRGTGKTSTARIFAASLNCLAPDETKPCGYCRECTDFMSGKNKDLLEVDGTNKKGIDKVRYLLKTLSVAPSSASSRYKVFVIDECHLLPSKTWLAFLKYLEEPPQRVVFIFITTDLDNVPRTIQSRCQKYLFNKIKDSEIVARLRKIAVEENLDVGPDALDLIALNADGSLRDAETMLDQLSLLGKRISTSLVNELVGVVSDDKLLDLLELAMSSDTAETVKRARDLMDSGVDPMVLMSQLASLIMDIIAGTNSTNDVKHDYGARNLTEAELERLKHALKILSEAEKQLRVSSERSTWFTATLLQLGSVPSPDLSHSCSRRHSCKTTEDDSSSASTSREAATYKQKLDGHYILQKSTQQASVQRAPNDNSNHQGDLLSRNYGFGVNTKPSHDQFVDSGASIPLCGNVMAGNMSLRCVNSEKLNDVWAQCIEKCHSKTLRQLLHSHGKLVSISEAEGVLVAYVAFEDGSIKSRAERFVSSITNSMEIVLRRNVEVRIVHLPGGEASLNGPSPVHLLEGVKQAGTIAELVRERKRVGSNATDGYSNCSLFLDGTHKSTSDSSDLVADGNAQTSDTRESGQEIPMQRIESIIRDQRLETAWLQVVEKGTPGSLSRLKPEKNQVLPQDGIYYEDQMESMNSMGLSSQQWDDGLNHEVKILSANSGKVIQQDQIGKRVDHYPMSPSLLHEKGKSDKDHLGDESGSGRGGCSGFFHCYNTRRRKRGKVTPVQPRKGRRFSLFGVCGKSRKKAEKTR; encoded by the exons ATGTCAGTAGCAGCAATGGGGGTGTCTGATCCAAGCCAACTCCACTTGAAGAAAGAGCTCACCCAGATTCGAAAGGCCGCCCGCGTTCTCCGCGATCCGGGGACCACTTCTTCTTGGCGCTCTCCTTTGGCTTCCTCTAGATCTGCGGCGGGGGTTCCTTCTACTTGTTCCACTTCCCACAATACCAAcaatggcggcggcggcggcggcgacaaCAAGAAGGTGTTCCTGTACAACTGGAAGGGCTCTTCCAAATCGTCGAGAAATGATGACTacgaagaggaggaggaggaggaggaggatgattaTGGTGTTGAAGATGAGGATGAAGCTTCTTCTGTTGCGGCATTGAGTGTGGATGACAGCTTGAGCCACGGAGATTCCAGGAGTGACGCCGGTGGTGGTGGCCAGAGCCGGTCGTTGATGATGCTCCGGCGCAGATATCCGAATCTTCTACCGCCGCTCAAAGATGGTAATGGTAATGGTAAGAAAGCAAGTAAGAAAATCGAGTCCCATTCTCATGTTTTGTCCAAACATCAGCAGAAAGAGTTGATTCTTGGTAGGAACTTAAGAAAGGGAGGCCGGGATGAGCAATCCGATGACACTGAGGATTACTCTAATTCTGAGGATCTGAGGCACATTAGAGGGGCTTCCCCATTGCTCTTGAAGCTTAGGCACAAGCATTGGCCTCCGGCCTCCACTAATGTTAGGAGAAATGATAGTAGAGCAGAGGACTCTTCTTATTGCTATAGCACTCCTGCATTGTCGACTAGTTCTTATAATAGGTATGGTGTTCGGAATCCAAGTACTGTTGGATCTTGGGATGGAACTGCGACTTCAATGAATGATGGGGATGATGAGGTTGAGGACCATTTGGATATTCCGGGTAGCAAAGGATGTGGGATTCCTTGTTATTGGTCCAAAAAGACCCCAAAGCACAGAGGCATGTATGGAAGCTGTTGCTCCCCTTCGCTTTCTGATACTATAAGGAGAAAAGGAAGTGTCCTTTTGTGTGGAAGTCAAAATGTTTATCCTAGACGACGGGGGTCGTCGTCAGGTTCCAATAAGCGGAGAATTGCATCTAGAAGTGCGCAAGGTGTTCTGCCATTGCTAAACAATAGTGGTGATGGTAGAGGAGGGTCATCCATAGGAACTGGGAGGAGTGATGACGAACTCTCCACAAACTTTGGGGAACTTGATTTGGAAGCTTTGAGTAGATTGGATGGACGGAGATGGTCAAGCTGCCGAAGTCAAGAAGGCTTGGAGATTGTAGCTCTGAGTGGAGTGGGGGAAGAGGAAAGCACTCCAGATAGTGTTAGAAGTTTTAGCCAGAAGTACAAGCCGATGTTCTTTCGTGAATTGATTGGCCAGAATATTGTGGTGCAATCACTTATAAATGCTATTGATAGGTGTAGGATTGCTCCCGTTTATCTTTTCCAGGGACCCCGTGGAACTGGAAAAACGTCAACAGCTAGAATTTTTGCTGCTTCCTTGAATTGCCTAGCTCCTGATGAAACTAAACCCTGTGGCTACTGCAGGGAGTGCACTGATTTTATGTCTGGTAAGAATAAGGATCTATTGGAAGTTGATGGTACCAATAAGAAAGGAATTGATAAAGTCAGGTACCTATTGAAAACTCTATCTGTGGCTCCCTCATCAGCATCATCAAGGTATAAGGTTTTTGTAATTGATGAGTGTCACTTATTGCCTTCTAAGACATGGTTGGCATTTCTTAAATATTTGGAAGAACCACCGCAGCGAGTTGTCTTCATATTCATTACAACTGATTTGGATAATGTTCCTCGTACCATACAATCTCGGTGTCAGAAATATCTCTTCAACAAAATTAAGGATAGTGAGATTGTGGCCAGGTTGAGGAAAATTGCTGTTGAAGAGAACCTAGATGTTGGACCAGATGCATTAGATTTGATTGCTTTGAATGCAGATGGTTCACTTCGAGATGCAGAAACTATGTTGGACCAGTTGAGTTTGCTGGGGAAAAGAATTTCAACATCTCTTGTGAATGAACTC GTGGGAGTTGTTTCCGATGACAAGTTACTAGATCTTTTGGAGTTAGCAATGTCATCGGACACTGCAGAAACAGTGAAAAGGGCCAGAGATTTGATGGACTCCGGGGTTGATCCCATGGTTTTGATGTCTCAGTTGGCCAGCTTAATTATGGACATCATTGCGGGAACCAACAGTACTAATGATGTCAAACATGACTATGGCGCTCGGAACT TGACTGAAGCAGAATTGGAGAGATTAAAACATGCTCTGAAGATTCTTTCGGAGGCTGAAAAACAGCTTAGGGTTTCAAGTGAGCGCTCAACATGGTTTACAGCGACTCTGTTGCAGCTTGGTTCAGTGCCTTCTCCAGACCTTAGTCACTCATGCAGCAGGAGGCATAGCTGCAAGACAACTGAGGATGATTCTTCAAGTGCTTCAACTTCAAGAGAAGCAGCCACTTACAAACAGAAGTTAGATGGTCACTATATACTACAAAAATCAACTCAACAAGCTTCTGTACAAAGAGCACCAAATGACAATTCCAACCATCAGGGAGATTTGTTGTCAAGAAATTATGGTTTCGGTGTGAATACCAAGCCCTCACATGATCAGTTCGTGGATAGTGGAGCCTCAATTCCCTTGTGTGGAAATGTTATGGCTGGAAATATGAGCCTTAGATGTGTAAACTCTGAAAAGTTAAATGATGTATGGGCACAGTGTATTGAGAAGTGTCATTCAAAGACATTGAGGCAGCTACTACATTCTCATGGAAAGCTAGTGTCTATATCTGAAGCTGAAG GTGTTCTGGTTGCTTATGTTGCATTTGAAGATGGAAGTATCAAATCTAGAGCAGAGAGGTTTGTGAGCAGTATCACAAATTCAATGGAAATAGTTCTCAGACGCAATGTAGAGGTTAGAATTGTCCACTTGCCAGGTGGGGAGGCTTCTCTAAATGGTCCAAGTCCGGTTCACTTGCTCGAAGGTGTAAAGCAGGCAGGAACTATAGCAGAACTTGTCAGGGAAAGGAAAAGAGTTGGTTCAAATGCCACAGATGGTTATTCCAATTGTTCTCTGTTTCTGGATGGGACCCACAAGTCAACCTCTGATTCATCAGACTTAGTTGCAGATGGCAATGCTCAAACAAGTGATACAAGAGAGAGCGGACAGGAGATCCCAATGCAGAGAATAGAATCCATTATTCGCGACCAAAGGTTAGAGACTGCGTGGCTACAGGTTGTAGAGAAAGGCACCCCTGGTTCTTTGAGTCGTTTGAAACCTGAAAAGAATCAGGTCCTGCCTCAGGATGGCATTTATTACGAAGATCAGATGGAATCGATGAATTCAATGGGATTATCCTCTCAGCAATGGGATGATGGATTAAACCATGAAGTAAAAATCTTGAGTGCTAACAGTGGGAAGGTCATTCAGCAGGACCAAATAGGTAAAAGGGTTGATCATTATCCTATGTCCCCGAGTTTACTACATGAAAAGGGAAAGTCCGACAAAGATCACCT